The Polynucleobacter sp. TSB-Sco08W16 genome includes a region encoding these proteins:
- a CDS encoding DUF2452 domain-containing protein, which produces MRIEDTDPARHAGIEYPMEVGAPVFAPIKVVEEKDKAVNVARQNAKQEYERIMEQAEVLMKQARALQARLDATEMVHSAKFGFNPIHGKIYHLYYDSRNSTNVLIQNGPKEWSCGIPDGWTYAMAVKKLGDSTWAVVEENALAV; this is translated from the coding sequence ATGAGAATTGAAGACACTGATCCAGCAAGACATGCGGGTATTGAATATCCCATGGAAGTTGGCGCTCCAGTTTTTGCACCCATCAAAGTAGTTGAAGAAAAAGATAAAGCGGTAAACGTTGCACGCCAAAATGCCAAGCAAGAATACGAGCGCATTATGGAGCAAGCTGAGGTGCTGATGAAACAAGCTAGAGCACTACAGGCAAGATTGGATGCCACTGAAATGGTCCATAGTGCTAAGTTTGGTTTCAATCCCATTCATGGAAAAATTTACCATCTGTATTACGACAGCAGAAACTCGACCAATGTGCTTATTCAAAATGGGCCTAAAGAGTGGAGCTGTGGAATTCCGGATGGATGGACTTATGCCATGGCAGTGAAGAAGCTGGGCGATAGCACCTGGGCGGTGGTGGAAGAAAACGCTCTTGCAGTATGA
- a CDS encoding cupin domain-containing protein: MRVLSLAKKYFAVAILGFASAQAYAQATAKDFVIVKPDQVVWTDASAGVKTAFLYGDPNKPGMYVVRNIFPEGIMSSPHFHTQDRFVTVIKGTWYAGTDASWDPATTVGLPAGSMMFHPAGVVHFDGAMKGPTEIQIIGMGPVSTTPVYPDAPRFGNPRKLN; the protein is encoded by the coding sequence TTGAGAGTACTTTCTTTAGCTAAAAAATACTTTGCTGTTGCAATTCTGGGGTTTGCATCTGCGCAGGCATATGCCCAAGCCACTGCCAAAGATTTTGTGATCGTCAAGCCTGACCAAGTGGTGTGGACCGATGCTAGTGCTGGAGTGAAAACTGCTTTTCTGTATGGTGATCCGAATAAGCCGGGGATGTATGTCGTGCGCAATATCTTTCCAGAGGGCATTATGAGTTCCCCACACTTCCATACCCAAGATCGTTTTGTAACAGTTATCAAAGGAACTTGGTATGCGGGTACTGATGCAAGCTGGGATCCTGCTACGACTGTTGGTTTGCCGGCTGGCAGCATGATGTTTCATCCTGCTGGCGTAGTCCATTTTGATGGCGCTATGAAAGGCCCAACTGAAATTCAGATTATCGGCATGGGGCCAGTGAGCACCACCCCGGTTTATCCAGATGCTCCTCGCTTTGGTAATCCGCGTAAACTCAATTAG
- the ahpC gene encoding alkyl hydroperoxide reductase subunit C: MSIINTAVQPFKTEAFHNGKFVTISDESLKGHWSVLIFMPAAFTFNCPTEIEDAAENYAEFQKLGAEVYIVTTDTHFSHKVWHETSPAVGKAKFPLVGDPTHTLTNAFGVHIPEAGLALRGTFIINPEGVIKTAEIHSNEIARDVSETLRKLKAAQYTAAHPGEVCPAKWKEGAATLTPSLDLVGKI, from the coding sequence ATGTCTATTATCAACACCGCAGTTCAGCCATTCAAAACCGAAGCTTTCCATAACGGTAAGTTTGTCACTATTTCTGATGAAAGCCTCAAGGGCCATTGGTCAGTTTTGATTTTCATGCCAGCAGCTTTTACATTTAACTGCCCAACAGAAATTGAAGATGCAGCCGAGAACTATGCTGAGTTTCAAAAGTTAGGTGCTGAAGTGTATATCGTAACAACTGATACCCATTTCTCACACAAAGTTTGGCACGAAACTTCACCAGCTGTTGGTAAAGCAAAGTTCCCGCTCGTTGGCGATCCAACACACACTTTGACAAATGCGTTTGGCGTACACATCCCTGAAGCTGGCTTGGCATTGCGCGGCACATTCATCATCAATCCAGAAGGTGTTATCAAGACTGCAGAAATTCACTCCAATGAAATCGCACGTGACGTATCTGAAACATTGCGCAAGCTCAAAGCTGCTCAATACACAGCTGCTCACCCAGGTGAAGTTTGCCCAGCGAAATGGAAAGAAGGCGCAGCTACTTTGACTCCATCTTTAGACCTCGTAGGCAAGATCTAA
- a CDS encoding histone deacetylase, which yields MKAFYSDHFVLPLPAGHRFPMEKYSRVRDLVSTLANLELIEAPAATDTQILYAHDASYLLKVIEGKLSPEEQKEIGFPWSEKMVERSRRSAGATIAAAKTAIKEGISGNLAGGTHHAYRNLGSGFCVFNDSAIAARALQKEVSSKLKVAIIDLDVHQGNGTASILQHDASIFTLSIHGENNFPFKKEASDLDFGLADGCDDHTYLDALSQCLGQLDARFKPDFVIYLAGADPHEGDRLGRLKISKAGMRQRDEAVFEYALSRQIPVAFSMAGGYGKEIGSTIEIHVQTIQNALQFQERY from the coding sequence TTGAAGGCTTTTTATTCTGATCACTTTGTCTTGCCACTTCCGGCAGGTCATCGCTTTCCCATGGAAAAGTATTCTCGAGTCCGCGACTTAGTAAGCACTCTTGCTAATTTAGAACTGATAGAAGCACCAGCCGCGACGGATACCCAAATTCTCTATGCTCATGATGCTAGTTACCTACTCAAAGTCATAGAGGGGAAACTGAGCCCTGAAGAGCAAAAAGAAATTGGTTTTCCGTGGAGCGAAAAAATGGTGGAGCGCTCTAGACGCTCTGCAGGAGCAACAATAGCTGCTGCCAAAACCGCTATCAAGGAGGGAATCTCTGGGAATCTAGCTGGCGGCACACATCATGCTTATCGCAATTTGGGGAGTGGTTTTTGTGTATTTAATGATTCCGCAATTGCTGCACGCGCCCTTCAGAAAGAAGTAAGTTCAAAACTAAAGGTAGCCATCATTGATTTAGATGTACATCAAGGCAATGGCACAGCATCCATTCTTCAGCATGATGCTTCTATCTTCACACTTTCAATTCATGGGGAGAATAACTTCCCATTTAAAAAGGAAGCAAGTGACCTAGATTTTGGATTGGCAGATGGTTGCGATGATCATACCTATCTCGATGCACTATCCCAATGTTTAGGTCAACTGGATGCTCGATTCAAGCCAGACTTTGTTATTTATCTTGCCGGAGCAGATCCCCACGAGGGCGATCGACTCGGCAGACTCAAGATTAGCAAAGCGGGAATGCGTCAGCGAGATGAGGCGGTATTTGAATATGCCTTAAGCAGGCAAATCCCAGTCGCCTTCTCAATGGCGGGCGGTTACGGTAAAGAAATTGGCTCCACTATTGAGATCCATGTTCAGACGATCCAAAATGCTCTACAGTTTCAAGAGCGCTATTGA
- a CDS encoding chalcone isomerase family protein codes for MLLRFCILACLFTSSAIASDASHIDQVLNSAKLQGSGKLTWWGLHVYDASFYRGASSNSSEFALDLRYQKSFSGNAIANRTIEEMKKLGVPEAQAQSWGKQLATFLPNVEPGQNITAIYAPKQGTTFYFEGKPLAQIAGAEFPKAFFGIWLDPKTSAPKLREQLLGQSCPPPLFQESCN; via the coding sequence ATGTTACTTCGTTTTTGTATCTTGGCTTGCCTATTTACCTCTTCCGCCATTGCTAGTGATGCATCTCATATCGATCAAGTATTAAATTCAGCTAAGCTACAAGGTAGTGGAAAATTAACGTGGTGGGGTCTGCATGTTTATGATGCGTCCTTTTATCGAGGTGCCAGTTCCAACTCTTCAGAATTTGCCCTTGATCTACGGTATCAAAAATCTTTTTCTGGTAACGCTATCGCCAATCGAACGATTGAGGAAATGAAAAAACTCGGAGTACCAGAAGCTCAGGCACAGAGCTGGGGGAAGCAGTTGGCAACCTTCTTACCGAATGTAGAGCCTGGCCAAAATATCACTGCCATTTATGCTCCGAAGCAGGGAACTACCTTTTATTTTGAAGGTAAGCCTTTGGCTCAAATTGCAGGAGCAGAGTTTCCTAAAGCCTTTTTTGGTATTTGGCTCGATCCAAAAACAAGTGCACCCAAGTTACGCGAGCAATTGCTAGGACAAAGTTGTCCTCCACCCCTTTTTCAAGAGAGTTGTAATTAA
- a CDS encoding response regulator transcription factor, whose protein sequence is MQSASVLVVDDHPVYRDALHQFLTRKFLASNIPVFSADSLGEGLKIAQSQKTNWVVLLDLLVPDCEDQFSGIVEFKKLPNVIAIAAISGLEKELIEKQCIDAGCNIFISKNSDSAHIYESLCTLIGLEPQDALINQLTDRQKEILSQIANGHSNKMIAYSLNISEQTVKVHLGEIFKKIKVFNRTQAVIKAKENGWV, encoded by the coding sequence ATGCAATCCGCGTCAGTTTTAGTCGTCGATGATCATCCAGTCTATAGGGATGCCCTCCACCAATTCCTCACTAGAAAATTTCTCGCAAGCAATATTCCAGTCTTCTCGGCAGACTCTTTAGGTGAGGGCTTAAAAATTGCCCAAAGCCAGAAAACGAATTGGGTAGTTCTTTTGGACCTATTAGTACCAGACTGTGAAGATCAATTTTCTGGAATTGTCGAATTTAAAAAACTGCCCAATGTCATAGCCATTGCCGCTATTTCAGGCTTAGAAAAAGAACTGATTGAAAAGCAATGCATTGATGCCGGCTGCAATATTTTCATATCCAAAAATAGTGATAGCGCCCATATCTATGAAAGCCTGTGTACATTAATTGGATTAGAGCCCCAAGATGCTTTAATTAATCAGCTCACAGATAGACAAAAAGAAATTCTGTCGCAAATTGCTAACGGCCACTCAAACAAAATGATTGCCTATTCGCTCAATATTAGCGAGCAAACGGTGAAAGTACATCTTGGTGAGATTTTTAAGAAAATCAAAGTTTTTAATCGAACCCAGGCCGTCATTAAGGCCAAGGAAAATGGCTGGGTCTAG
- a CDS encoding phasin family protein has translation MSKDSLSAAAAKSQQKAVDASKAVGRVAMESAQAIAQINQQAAQEFAERIQKRVSELMKTQDPKSAFDYVHAEVLQDASKEVAHYHQQLLNVLRSGNKELADIAEVMIQDSKADLIHFVNDATDNAPPGSEAYVSVFKTSFNNALQNFELVRAAMADSFANFEKSVESVGNLTATKGSSKKK, from the coding sequence ATGAGCAAAGATTCATTGAGTGCCGCTGCAGCTAAAAGTCAACAAAAGGCAGTTGATGCTAGTAAAGCCGTTGGTCGAGTTGCCATGGAAAGTGCACAAGCGATTGCCCAAATTAATCAACAAGCTGCACAAGAATTTGCAGAGCGCATTCAGAAGCGAGTTTCCGAGCTCATGAAAACCCAAGACCCAAAATCGGCTTTTGACTATGTACACGCAGAGGTATTGCAAGATGCCTCAAAAGAAGTGGCGCATTACCACCAGCAATTACTCAATGTTTTAAGAAGTGGGAATAAAGAGCTAGCTGACATTGCAGAAGTAATGATTCAGGACTCAAAGGCCGACCTCATTCATTTTGTTAATGATGCCACTGACAATGCGCCTCCCGGCAGTGAAGCCTATGTGTCGGTCTTTAAAACTTCGTTTAATAATGCCCTGCAAAACTTTGAATTAGTGCGCGCAGCAATGGCAGATTCATTTGCTAACTTTGAGAAAAGCGTGGAAAGTGTTGGCAATCTCACTGCCACAAAGGGCTCTTCTAAAAAGAAATAG
- a CDS encoding outer membrane protein, with product MQNNIKLVALVIAILCSGQALAQTTKNAWEGAYGQLGLIGFESYIPVAANGTTTTPSGHVLPTFTTANHSNGPAANIAAGYNFAINQTYLIGIGAALYPGHSRSASTTATNAGGVVSGTYNVSNVFSIFLTPSYAIDQEKLGYIKIGYTGATVNSSASGNAAGNFPEQKTQMSGMVYGLGYKQIISGSIYGFAEANYAVDKAKQVTVTTDDGLVVNSTAKASGYDVLFGIGYRF from the coding sequence ATGCAAAACAACATAAAACTTGTCGCACTAGTAATTGCAATCCTATGCTCTGGGCAAGCACTAGCGCAAACTACTAAAAATGCTTGGGAAGGCGCATATGGCCAACTTGGTCTGATTGGTTTTGAGAGCTATATACCGGTAGCTGCCAACGGCACAACAACCACACCATCTGGCCATGTCCTGCCTACTTTTACAACGGCCAATCATTCCAATGGTCCAGCTGCAAATATTGCGGCTGGCTATAACTTTGCAATCAATCAAACCTATCTCATTGGCATTGGTGCAGCCCTATATCCCGGTCACTCTCGATCGGCTTCTACAACTGCAACGAATGCTGGCGGTGTTGTCTCTGGAACCTATAACGTGAGCAATGTCTTCAGCATCTTTTTAACTCCATCCTACGCAATCGACCAAGAAAAACTTGGTTATATAAAAATTGGTTATACGGGAGCTACAGTGAATTCGAGCGCTTCAGGCAATGCAGCAGGTAACTTTCCTGAGCAAAAAACTCAAATGAGTGGCATGGTCTATGGACTCGGCTATAAGCAAATCATCTCCGGCTCCATTTATGGTTTTGCTGAAGCTAACTATGCTGTAGATAAAGCAAAACAAGTCACCGTCACAACCGATGATGGCTTAGTTGTTAATTCAACTGCTAAAGCATCAGGTTACGATGTGCTCTTTGGTATTGGCTATCGTTTCTAA
- a CDS encoding hybrid sensor histidine kinase/response regulator — protein MTTFPLKADNPLLLEEKYTFLQTASKTNTAGTIIGPLLTGILIFQEAHLTALIIWLTTMTICVSFRAYMVFVKNKERGLSTQKKITNLTIGVFSVTMCWGLGWLIVVPTIPFNLQCLYLLMSCTAVFVGLYGYSIHRPIFLCFALPIFICQFTISLIPPLIFPWPILLGEFAFSIYTIKMASYFSDSWIRTVSLQIQNQMLNQDLEIERNAAISANTAKSKFIATASHDLRQPLHAVNIYLDLFEPQTLNPKDRINFFQIRKSIQSLNSMFNSLLDLSKLDAGSADQIQKPFELIELVSSLSRTYTPIASSKDLVLHFEFSNIEVNGDIVVLQQLLGNLMSNAIQYTTTGSILAEFSIKQDCLHIHIEDTGCGIDNLSLEKIFDEFFRVDSTRNMHDGLGLGLSIVRRLCKLSDIELSVESEVGKGTIFNIQTKYSARLLPENEKMSDKDFLHSNSGRQELLFTTKSIAIFEDDPSIFSAYEKALAQNGFHVISLSENSTELANQLANVNHIDCILSDYRLKSTTGDLIIQQLRDSFGVDIPAIIITADTSPKHIQLFNDLNIKVLYKPIGYTQIVEAIKKLIS, from the coding sequence ATGACAACATTTCCCCTAAAGGCGGATAACCCATTGCTACTTGAAGAGAAATATACATTTCTTCAAACTGCATCCAAAACCAATACCGCAGGTACGATCATAGGTCCGCTGCTTACAGGGATATTGATCTTTCAGGAGGCGCACTTAACCGCTCTCATCATTTGGCTTACAACCATGACTATTTGTGTGTCATTCAGGGCATACATGGTTTTTGTGAAAAACAAAGAGCGCGGACTATCGACCCAAAAGAAAATTACTAACTTAACCATTGGGGTGTTTTCGGTAACAATGTGCTGGGGTCTTGGCTGGCTGATTGTGGTTCCAACCATACCATTCAATCTCCAATGCCTCTACCTCTTGATGAGCTGTACTGCTGTGTTTGTGGGTCTATATGGCTACTCCATCCATCGACCTATATTCCTCTGTTTTGCATTGCCCATCTTCATCTGCCAATTCACTATTTCGCTGATCCCCCCGTTAATCTTTCCTTGGCCCATTTTGCTTGGGGAGTTTGCATTCTCTATCTATACCATCAAGATGGCTTCTTACTTTTCAGACTCTTGGATTCGAACAGTAAGCCTCCAAATTCAGAACCAAATGCTCAATCAAGATTTGGAGATAGAGCGAAATGCTGCAATCTCGGCTAATACTGCTAAATCTAAATTTATCGCCACTGCCAGCCATGACCTCAGGCAACCCTTACATGCCGTCAATATTTACCTAGATCTATTTGAGCCGCAAACACTAAATCCCAAAGATCGAATCAACTTCTTCCAAATCAGAAAAAGTATTCAATCTCTTAACTCGATGTTCAATTCTCTGCTTGATCTCAGTAAATTAGATGCTGGATCAGCAGATCAAATACAAAAACCATTTGAACTGATTGAGCTAGTAAGTAGCCTCTCAAGGACCTATACCCCGATTGCTTCAAGCAAGGACCTAGTTCTTCATTTTGAATTTTCTAACATTGAAGTGAATGGAGATATTGTTGTTCTTCAGCAATTGCTTGGTAATCTCATGTCAAATGCAATCCAGTACACCACAACAGGCTCCATCTTGGCAGAATTTTCTATCAAACAAGATTGTCTGCACATTCATATTGAAGATACTGGATGTGGAATTGATAATTTATCTCTAGAAAAAATCTTTGATGAATTTTTTAGAGTAGATAGCACTCGTAATATGCACGATGGCCTAGGCTTAGGCCTCTCAATCGTCAGAAGGCTTTGTAAGCTGTCAGATATTGAATTATCTGTAGAGTCAGAAGTTGGTAAAGGCACTATTTTCAATATCCAAACCAAGTACAGCGCAAGATTACTTCCTGAAAATGAAAAAATGAGTGATAAAGATTTTTTGCACTCAAATTCTGGACGCCAAGAACTTCTCTTCACAACTAAGTCTATTGCCATATTCGAGGATGATCCCTCGATTTTTAGCGCCTATGAAAAGGCATTGGCACAAAATGGATTTCATGTCATCTCACTATCTGAAAATAGCACTGAGCTGGCTAATCAACTGGCAAATGTGAATCACATTGATTGCATTCTGAGTGACTATAGGCTAAAAAGCACGACTGGCGATCTCATCATTCAGCAATTAAGGGATAGTTTCGGCGTTGATATTCCAGCAATCATTATTACTGCCGATACCTCCCCAAAACATATTCAATTATTTAATGATCTCAATATCAAGGTCCTATATAAGCCAATTGGGTACACGCAAATCGTTGAGGCAATCAAGAAATTAATTTCTTAA
- a CDS encoding thiol-disulfide oxidoreductase DCC family protein, producing the protein MAPDLQKLTLFYDGACPLCQAEILFLGGRNQAGLLDFVDINSDQYNPAAVGVSCEQALAAMYGQYADGVLISGVAVFPEAYRRAELPFMAWLFSRKVLQPFLRFGYRFFAKNRHAISQIFGPGALRLVKANTKQGTS; encoded by the coding sequence ATGGCCCCTGACTTACAAAAACTGACCCTGTTTTACGATGGCGCATGTCCTTTATGCCAGGCAGAAATTTTGTTTCTTGGAGGACGCAATCAAGCCGGCCTGCTCGATTTTGTAGACATCAACTCAGATCAGTACAACCCAGCAGCCGTAGGCGTATCGTGCGAACAAGCTTTGGCGGCGATGTATGGTCAATATGCCGATGGCGTTTTAATTAGCGGTGTCGCTGTTTTTCCTGAAGCCTATCGCAGGGCGGAGCTGCCTTTTATGGCTTGGTTATTTTCTCGTAAAGTTCTACAACCTTTTTTGCGATTTGGGTACCGCTTCTTTGCAAAAAATCGTCATGCGATTTCACAAATATTTGGGCCAGGTGCACTACGCCTAGTCAAGGCCAATACAAAGCAGGGCACTTCATGA
- a CDS encoding helix-turn-helix domain-containing protein, producing MTTQQVHQTNSLTPFALKGSSGFFHGNVESLRYCEVFEALGHETRLRVFDFIYRAGEQGARPKDIINCYGVDSGTLDFHLKRLMAVGLIVLKSGCLRGNYSVSPNLPLGLTLMFDSRQVQNHPSCLASA from the coding sequence ATGACTACACAACAGGTACATCAAACTAATTCTCTGACACCCTTTGCTCTAAAGGGTTCATCAGGCTTCTTTCATGGGAATGTAGAGTCGCTTCGCTACTGCGAAGTATTTGAGGCGCTTGGACATGAAACCCGGCTACGAGTATTTGATTTTATCTATCGGGCCGGTGAACAGGGTGCCAGGCCAAAGGACATTATTAATTGCTATGGCGTTGATTCTGGAACTCTGGATTTTCATTTAAAAAGACTCATGGCTGTTGGATTGATTGTCCTTAAGTCGGGATGTCTTAGAGGCAATTATTCCGTTAGCCCTAATCTCCCCTTAGGATTAACATTAATGTTTGACTCTAGACAGGTCCAAAATCATCCATCTTGTTTAGCTAGCGCCTAA
- a CDS encoding DUF3833 domain-containing protein, with amino-acid sequence MKHHFIKFTITLFVAVFLFGCSGPQVSQYAKEKPTLDLSEYFSGNIDAYGIFTDRSGAVVKRFTVLIQANWKVVDGKKIGTLDESFEYSDGSKQKRIWTLTEVAPGKYIGKADDVVGEANGSSAGNALNWAYTLALPVDGTVYHVQFDDWMYLVTPKVMINKAQMSKFGINLGEVTLSFYKR; translated from the coding sequence ATGAAACATCACTTTATTAAATTCACGATCACTTTGTTTGTTGCCGTATTTTTATTTGGCTGCTCTGGACCTCAGGTCTCTCAGTATGCTAAAGAAAAACCAACGCTGGATTTAAGCGAGTACTTTTCTGGAAACATTGATGCTTATGGCATCTTCACTGATCGAAGTGGCGCTGTTGTAAAGCGCTTCACCGTCTTGATCCAAGCTAACTGGAAAGTAGTTGACGGTAAGAAGATTGGTACTCTAGATGAAAGCTTTGAATATTCGGATGGCTCTAAGCAAAAACGTATTTGGACGTTGACCGAAGTCGCGCCAGGTAAATACATTGGAAAGGCAGACGACGTAGTGGGTGAGGCAAATGGTTCATCTGCAGGTAATGCCCTCAATTGGGCTTATACATTGGCTTTACCTGTGGATGGCACCGTCTATCATGTTCAATTCGATGACTGGATGTACTTGGTGACACCTAAAGTAATGATTAATAAAGCCCAGATGAGTAAGTTTGGCATTAATTTAGGCGAGGTCACACTCAGTTTCTATAAGCGTTAA
- a CDS encoding DUF2237 family protein, which yields MRNDVALNVLGQPLVPCSFDPLTGFFRDGCCKTNEEDVGSHLVCAIVTDEFLQFSLAKGNDLMTPRPAYRFSGLVAGDQWCLCINRWVEAVEANCAPLIKLESTHIKALETVSLDLLEQYASDVGSSV from the coding sequence ATGCGTAATGATGTCGCCCTCAACGTTTTAGGGCAACCCTTGGTCCCCTGCTCTTTTGATCCTTTAACTGGATTCTTTAGGGATGGCTGCTGCAAAACTAACGAGGAAGATGTGGGTAGCCATCTAGTCTGCGCCATTGTTACCGATGAATTTTTACAATTTAGCCTAGCTAAAGGTAACGATCTCATGACGCCTAGGCCAGCATATCGATTTTCAGGTCTTGTCGCAGGAGATCAATGGTGCCTTTGTATCAATCGCTGGGTCGAGGCTGTTGAAGCCAATTGTGCGCCCCTGATTAAATTAGAGAGCACCCATATCAAAGCACTAGAAACAGTCTCCCTTGATTTACTTGAACAATATGCGAGTGATGTAGGAAGTTCTGTTTGA
- the ahpF gene encoding alkyl hydroperoxide reductase subunit F gives MLDNNIKTQLKAYFEKIVAPIVLTATLDQSPASAQMLELLNEVAEQSDKITVKTNGQAQNSPSFTVSKLDEEARITFAGLPMGHEMTSFILAILQASGYPPKVEEDIIARIRKLEGTFRFQTFISLSCHNCPDVVQALNLMAALNPQVQHEMIDGALYQNLVDQYQIMAVPTVILNGEVFGQGRMGVEEIIAKLDTGSAEEEAAKLNAKDDFDVLVIGGGPAGSAAAIYAARKGIRTGIVAERFGGQVMDTLGIENFISVSHTEGPKLVQALEQHVKDYEVDIMNLQRANALRKTSKGIEVEMANGAVLNSKSVIISTGARWREMNVPGEQEYRNKGVAYCPHCDGPLFKGKRVAVIGGGNSGVEAAIDLAGVVSHVTLIEFDSQLRADAVLQKKLFSLSNVQVITSALTKEVLGDGSKVNGLRYEDRTSKADHTLELEGIFVQIGLLPNTEWLKGTVDLSPRGEIIVDAKGETSLPGVFAAGDCTTAPYKQIIIAMGEGAKASLGSFDYLIRHSVSEEEPSKIAA, from the coding sequence ATGTTAGATAACAATATCAAGACCCAATTAAAAGCCTACTTTGAAAAGATCGTCGCCCCGATCGTTCTGACAGCGACCCTTGATCAAAGCCCAGCGTCAGCACAGATGCTTGAGCTCTTGAATGAAGTTGCAGAACAATCTGACAAGATTACGGTTAAGACTAACGGCCAAGCTCAGAATTCTCCAAGCTTTACCGTAAGTAAACTTGATGAAGAAGCCCGCATTACATTTGCTGGCTTACCAATGGGTCATGAGATGACTTCATTTATCTTGGCGATCTTGCAAGCTAGTGGTTATCCACCCAAAGTGGAAGAAGACATCATTGCTCGCATTCGTAAACTCGAAGGTACGTTTCGCTTTCAGACATTTATTTCTTTGTCATGCCATAACTGCCCTGACGTTGTGCAAGCCTTGAACTTAATGGCCGCACTCAATCCTCAGGTACAGCATGAAATGATTGATGGCGCCCTTTACCAGAATCTAGTTGATCAATATCAGATCATGGCTGTTCCAACCGTCATTCTGAACGGCGAAGTATTTGGTCAAGGTCGTATGGGCGTTGAAGAAATTATTGCCAAACTCGATACCGGCAGCGCTGAAGAAGAGGCTGCCAAACTCAATGCCAAAGACGATTTTGATGTTCTAGTCATTGGTGGTGGCCCCGCTGGTTCTGCAGCTGCAATTTATGCGGCCCGCAAAGGCATTCGCACCGGTATTGTTGCTGAGCGCTTTGGCGGCCAAGTCATGGACACTCTCGGAATCGAAAACTTCATCTCAGTCTCACATACAGAGGGACCAAAACTGGTGCAGGCCTTAGAGCAACACGTGAAAGATTATGAAGTTGACATCATGAACTTGCAGCGTGCCAATGCACTACGAAAAACCAGCAAAGGCATTGAAGTGGAGATGGCGAACGGTGCAGTACTTAATAGTAAATCGGTCATCATCAGCACTGGTGCGCGCTGGAGAGAAATGAATGTGCCTGGCGAACAAGAGTATCGCAACAAAGGGGTTGCCTACTGCCCACATTGCGATGGCCCCTTATTTAAAGGTAAGCGTGTTGCTGTAATTGGTGGTGGCAATTCAGGGGTTGAAGCTGCAATTGATTTGGCTGGCGTTGTGAGCCATGTCACCTTAATTGAGTTTGATAGCCAATTGCGTGCAGATGCTGTATTGCAAAAGAAATTATTCAGCCTTTCCAACGTTCAAGTTATTACAAGCGCATTAACTAAAGAAGTATTGGGTGATGGCAGCAAAGTGAATGGCTTGCGCTATGAGGATCGCACCTCTAAAGCAGATCACACCTTGGAGTTAGAGGGCATCTTTGTGCAGATCGGCTTACTCCCAAATACCGAATGGCTCAAAGGCACCGTTGACCTCTCTCCACGTGGCGAGATTATTGTTGACGCCAAAGGCGAGACATCGTTACCGGGTGTATTTGCCGCAGGTGACTGCACCACAGCCCCTTATAAGCAAATCATTATCGCCATGGGTGAAGGTGCAAAAGCATCACTTGGCTCCTTTGACTATCTCATTCGTCACTCTGTGAGCGAAGAAGAACCAAGCAAGATTGCTGCCTGA